DNA from Solanum stenotomum isolate F172 chromosome 3, ASM1918654v1, whole genome shotgun sequence:
ATGGAGGTTGAGAATTGATTAAGTTAGGTCATCATACctttgataataatagtatgaTAATTGATAATGGAGGTCGAGAATTGAGGGTAGAAAGTTAGCAAGTACTCGAGCGTGTCTAGTTcccttttcaattttgttagtaTTACTCTTCTACTATCTAGTTCTTCGATTTTAGTATTACTTCTTATTTCCCTTGCTTAGAGTTATCGTATTAGTTGTTTTGCTATTGTTCTCTGTCTTTATTTTTGCCTTGCATACTTGTTGTTGATatgctaaaactgaatctaGGGTTTATCAGAAGCAACCTCTTTACCCTCTAAAGATAGAGGTAAAGTTGCATACACAACAGAGCCCCCAAACTTctcttgtgggattacattacgtttgttattattgttgttgtatttccTTCGATTTTTTACCCAAATCATTGACGATTAGACCATACCTTTGAGGATAAGAGTAAGTACAATAATAGTGATTGGAGCAAAGACATGTTCAAAAGTGGTTAGGTGGTCCACCTCAAGGGAAGAAACCTTATTTGTTATAGCACATGCTTAGGCATTCAATTGTATGAACACACTGGGGTAAAGAACAGCTCCACAacaatttcaaatcaaaatgcCAGTGAGGACAAAGCAAGCCAATACATAATAGAAATATCACCAAAAAGAGGGTCACATAGATTAAAATAAGTTAGCTTTACAATTTTGTTTCTTGACTATTTTGGCTGTTATATGAACTTGTCATTGGCCCAATGTCAAATAGATCCAAGGTTGATGAGACCTTTGAGAGATATGGTAAAATCCTTTCAATACTTTGGATGCTAACAAATTTTGAATGGACCACTAAAATTTCCAGTGTCTGCTCACTCTCCTAATGTGTGACCAATAATTTTGTCTTCAAAATATATGTGGACCACTAGAGCAAACAACTTTTTGGGTTTTCATAATTACTAGTTATTACACTTTTTCATCGGTTAATAATAGTGACAGATTCAGAATTTAACGtagatttcaaaatatatatatattagttttgCGCATAAATGTAGAGTTTTTGATGTCAAGTATTGAGTTCTGCCGAATCCGCAAACCATGATTGGGTCTGTCACTAATTGACACCTCTTTTCATGTATCTTTCACTTTCAGTCTCACAATCACTCAAGTACTTTCAGAGGTTCAATCAGTCTTGCCACCTTTTGTACTAACAAAATATCTTTGAAACCTTAAAAATTCACTAGCTTCAGTAATATCCAGGATCAAAATAAGCACCACATGCCTTTCCTAATCAATAGCTAGTGGTAAAAACTTCTCTCATATGTTGGTGAAAACACGTGTCATGTATTTATCGAATTGGTGTAAACAATTGATGCAAGGTACGAggcaaaataaaagaaaaaggtaCCTAGACCCCAAGAGGCATATTTCTTTATGCCATCATCCAACTTCCAAGAAAGACAAGTAGTAATTACTTTAATTAAGACTTGGATAAAGTGATAAGAGATCATCAAAAACGAAGTAAAAGAGGGTACACAATCCGTGAAACCAAAGAAACTTTGTCCTGATCCACAAACAAAGCATGACAATCCTTGGTAGAGAGTGCTTCCCTTGAATAGTCGAGGTTCAATGAAATTACAAGACACCGggtgggaaacaaaaaaaaaaacttcactaATTTACTACTACTACCAAACAACAAACCTCCTAAAGGTGGGTATTAAGTTCTCAACAAAGTTGGTTAAAGTGAAAGCAAAGTAAAGGCTGAAAGTAATAATTACAGCAACCATTATCCACCCAACAAGAACAAATGGTACAGAGAATGGCCCCCCAcacaaaggaaaatgaaaagggCTCTAGCTCAACTACAATGGAGAACTGAGAAAAAAGAAAGGGGCATaaattgttaaaatttaaatgaaagaaGATAGGCCCTACTAACCAACAGAAAGCATTAAAGTTTAATATGCTTAAATGGGGTTCTGTAAATTGGTGATGGTGCTTCTTTAGTTCAAGTACTGCACATGTAAAAGGACTAAGGACCACCTCAATCAGATTCATTGACAGAGTCAGACTGTTCTTGAGTAACCCGCAAGCTTGAGAGACAGAGCTCTTGAATTCGCTCAACGACAGCGGACATAGAAGGTCTGTGGTCGGGATATTGAGTCGAGCAATCTATTGCGAGCTGCAAGAGTTGCACCATTTCTTCCTCAACACTCTGGTACCTGAGAAGCTCAATATCAAAAACTTGTGAAGTCCATTGGTCTTGAACGATGGACTGCACCCATCTTGGCAAGTCAACACCTTCCTCATTCAGGAGGGCATGAGTGGGTGCCTTCCCAGTAAGAAGCTCCAGAAGCAATACACCAAAGCTATATACATCTGCCTTTTGAGAAACTCTGCGTGGGTCGGTTACCTCTGGAGCACGATATCCAGCAACTCGAGTTGGGGAAGTTGGAGGTCCAACCAGCTGGGCTAGGCCAAAATCTGACACTCGTGCATCATATGATTTGGTGAGAAGAACATTGGATGATTTAATGTTCCCATGGACGTTTGAACCTTGGGAGTGCAGGTATTCAATGCCCCGAGCAGTGCCAAGGGCAATGCCTGACCTGACTTGCCAATCCAGTGGAGTCTTGCCAGCCCCCTTATTTCCTGGAAAATAACAGAGCTTAGTAGTGAATAGCACGAATAAAATTATAGCAAACATCTTACAATCTATTAGCAATTTAGTAAGTTTCCGAGTTTCACAGGCTATAAAAGCAACATTTCACAGATACAACTCTACCAAATCTAGAGAAATGAGAGGACATTATCAATAATTGAACTCGTGCTTTTAAAATTCATCGAAAAGAAATGTTCAAATTCATACGAAATGCAACACTTCAGTTAGATGTTCTCCCACAAAAAGATGCATTGCATGTAGTACTACAATAAGCTAACAAGTCCAACTAACCAATCCACAGACTAAAGCAAGAAAAGCAATAGAGATTGCCCTCAGATatttacaacaacaaaaaatcatcaatttataaGGAAAGAGTATGACTTGGACTCACCATGAAGAAGTGCAGACAAGCTTCCCATTGGCATGTAGTCATAGACAAGAAGCTTTTCCTCCCTGCTGTAATAATATGCCCTAAGAGGAACCAAATTCTCATGATTCATTTGTCCAACTTTATCGATTTTCTCCCGGAACTCCATATCAGATATGGTTACATCCTTCAATCTCTTAACAGCTACAACTGTGCCCATCTCCAACACCGCCTTGTAAGCTGTTCCAAACGTCCCCTTCCCTAAAACCTCAGCTGAAGCTCTCAACAAATCCTCCAAATCAAACGATCTATCAGACCCGAAAAAGATCAGCTTTTTAATGCCATTTCCGCCGATCTCTCCTCCCTTTCCAGTAGCCGTCATTGCAGCAGCAGCAGCTGCCGCCACTGAATACCCATTATTTCCACCACCACCATTTTCAGCGTCCACATTGGACTTCTCCGCAGAAAGTTCTGTTTCCGGATGCTTATATGTAGCTACATCAACGGACCTCGCATTGTTACCAGACCTCTTTCTACACAATacaaacaaaatcaacaacAGAAGAAGGAATCCCAGTACAGATCCAACAACAATGCCAGCAATTGCACCACCAGacaacttctttttcttatgcGCATTCCCAATTTCAATCCCACCAGTAGCTATAGCAGGCTGAGTCGCTTCCCCAGGACAAACCTCAAGCGGCTTCCCACAAAGTGAATTCCCACCAAAAGCACCAGCAGGCATTCCTTCAAGACTCTTCGGAATAGACCCATTTAAACTATTACCAGAGACATCAAATTGTTCAAGCTTCGAAAGCTTTAACTCCGGAATAGACCCAGAAAACTGGTTGTTTTCAAGCAAAAGTGTCCTCAAACGAGTCAAATTGTTAAACCCAGAAGGTATTTCTCCAGAAAAATTGTTATTAGAAAGATCTAAACGAACCATTAAATGAAGCGTGAAAAACGAAGAAGGTATAGAACCAACAAATTCGTTATCCTGAAGGTAAAGATTACGAAGCTCAACAAGTTGAGAAATATCAGAAGGAAGAGAACCCGAAAGCCGGTTAAAACGTAGACTAAGCGTCTTAACTCGAGTAAGATTCGAAATGGTATTCACCGGAATCTCACCGGAAAGTGACGCCGCCGGTAACCGGAGAACAGTAACACGGTTATTCTCACATAAAACACCAGCCCAATTACATGGGGTTGCATTAGAAACATTCCATAACATAGTACGACCACCCACGGCGGCGCGTAACGCCAGTAAAGCATCCCGGTCGGAGTTCAGATCTGCAGAACTCGTTATACtgtaaaaaagaacaaaaaacagcAACATTGACAGCTTCTGCATCATAGAAACTCGATAAAAACCCAACATTATGCCTGAAAACTTATACATTCATACTAGAAAAACGaagaattgaaaagaagaaaagacaaaaaaaatcaagaaagctGCTGTAGTAAGCGTTTTGCTTTTGTTGTTGGCTGATATTAGGAAGGGGATGAAGTGACACTGgtttcttgtttgtttttttattattgtggGGGGAAAgtagataaaattaaaaatccagggtgtaaaatgtaataaatgaaaaagaaaccctagctgttttttatttttttatttttatttttctgatttTGGTCAACAGCTAGCAGAGTTGATGGGTATAATTAAGTATAAAGAAAGTGGACTGTTTTATGCTCTTACGAAAAAACAGTGAGGGGTCCTATACTTTTTATCTTCTCCGCTCCTATTTATATATCGTTCTTACAAAAAATTAGATGGTCATTATTCTCTCAATAataattgtcataattttttttagagtcaaactataagaattttgattaatattaatttacaaaaaattgcaatttatagtactttttatatagtttttgaatatctaaatttcatGTTTAGAATatcgaattaatataatctaatttaattttaaaatttagtcaaattgactttcgaaaagcgcaatatgacaattaaaagtgaacggaAGGAATAGTATTTGTCACTTgacaaaatcaatgcataaatgatattattctttctattttacaCTTAAAAGTTATTAGCTTTGATAgtatgaatttttaattaaaactaaatgattaattcaaattaattgaatattttttaattaattaaaataaattaatttattgaaaaatttgaCTTCAAGAGATACTAAATAAAACTATGAAGATAAAGTTACATAGTTTCTGAAGATACGTAAAATCTAAAATGATAACATATCAATaaaaacggagggagtaaattttttagcatatttttttctattattccTTTCAAttcatattataataaaatgttttttattttttttatataacaaGATTGTCTTATTTAgataaataaatgagtttttataATTAGAAAAACCATACTATTAATGACTCTTTAGGAGCGAGTAGAGGAAATTACATACTATAAATTGAGTGATCTTGAATTTTTAACCTCCAAAAAATCTTCAAGAGTCAAAGCTAGCGTTTGATCATAGATTTGAGAAGCagatttgaaaatctattttcaaaTGTTTGTTTGACCAAAAATTTTTACCaaagtttaaaaagaaaacaaatatttttaaaattcactcacataacataaaaaaaattcaagtaaatttaaaaaatcacaacttcaataacttaaaattttaaattttaacttcaaaatctataaacataaaaaagataaaattattatttattaaataaaatttgttaaatttgaagTTTTGTGATCTAAATTCAAACCACTTATTTCAtgattatttttgtaaattgcCTAATTTTTTTAAGGGGTATGATTGAACTAAAAGTATATCATATAATATGAATCGATACGAATATAATTTATGgacctttcttttttcttttatgatgtTCAGCTTTTGTCATAGAATTTCTTGATTGGAtaaaaagctttaaagactttattttattttttttaatgaaaaaagcaGCTTCTGCAACTTGGACTATCTGTTCTTTTGAATTTCTTGATCTGGggttctctttttatttatttctctcaCTTTTTTAAGGTTGTTTGccaataaattatttaaacgaTAGAAGAAAATATTGTGCAAGGAAAAAAGAATATAGTTCAATGTGTGTTTTTGtgggtttatttttttaaaaaataaaaattattgtatttaaGATGGGATATTCAatgtataatataaaatataattatccttaattttaaactaaataaaaatacaagaaaatgaagttaaagTTTTTCTATTTATCTCTCctgtgtcattctttttataGCACTAAATTATGTATACGTTATTATCTTATGTTCAATCTGGTATTAAAAAAGTACtgaaattattatataaaactATAATAATATTACTTACTACAGAAATCAAATGTCAATTAAACACTATataaacaatagtaaaattttaagaatttagtTCGATATGTTTagtttgaatttatgaaatactATATATCGATATCAAAGTATCgtaaattatttgatttagtattttttagtttggttttggtttgtctgatttgttcaatttcaaacttatgtatattacaatttaaataataataaaaataacttcaCGCTTAAAATGgtgataaaaaatattctttatctACGAGACTAGATTCATTTTGATTCTATAAATACAATCTGAGTATTTTTAACTTTAGTAGAGTGAagcacttttttctttttaacaaaatcaaaaatataactagtaacataaatattaattaagtgaTCATACGAGAAATTAACTCGATGACAACTTTAACATGCCAGGAAAGAAATGGGGTAAAGAGGTAGGGATCCTAATGCTACATTTTTAATCCCTTTCAcaatttgtcatttttaatattttagggACCAACCAAATCCAAAACTCTCTTtccttactttatttttttcaacttatAATCAATTCTCaacatcaaataataataataataataatattgctaAACGATAAGAACTTAATTTTCATCTCAAAAATACTTAAAAGGGgttaaatttcaaatcaaaaaacaataatttcttTACACATTGAATTAGAAATGGACATAGTATGATATACATCAAATTATCATATCGTACCGAAATTTTTAATACTAATCTCAAAAAGTCATCAACAAATAGAAATAAGTTAGTTAGTGGGAGCAATTAATGAAGACTTCACCTAACTGCGACATTATTCTTCAACTGTCTCATCTTACTAACTTATCTCAGCAGGATAATGAACTAATTATTCAAtaaggaaaatatttaaatattacttacttctattattttaaattaattatttatattattattgtgtcGAACTTTATATATGTAgtacagaagaaaaaaaataggataCTTGGCCCCGGTCGTgtcattttttaaatcattGAATTTTCATCCATATTTAATTagtctcaaattatttattatatttctttactccctctattcatatttatttgtttattttttacttgaaaCATCTATTAGGATAATAATAATTCACATAGCgagtttactattttatctctattaattgataaaatttcaaaattaatttactcattaaagagattctaaataaattgagagaataatagataaaaaaaatattatcttttttttatttgtcaaaaatgataaataaaaacgaacaagtaaaaagtcaaaattaaactaataaaaagtaACAGGGGAGTATTACatattatttaagaaaatattagtaattttttttggtcgcctcaaaatataattgtaattttgaCATAATCAAGATTGCTAATTATGTAATTtgactctattttttttttaacctttaCTAagaaagttaatcaaatatggAAATTAAAGTATATTTTCAGTTGTATCAAAAAAATCCTTTATTGATAAATGGCTATATATAGTACTCCCCCTATCTTATATTAATTGTTcatcttattaaaaatagttgtagCATACTCTTTTCGtctatttttagttgttatggtTTTCTTTTTTCGAGTCAAATGATAAGAACTttaactaacattttatgatgtcaaaaaaattataatttatagtactttttgtatagtttttgatATGCGAAGATTAGGGAATTCTGTATTTTCCATTTCTTCATATATATTTTCCCACTTTGGAAATACAACTGTTATTGATGACATTAATGAGAAATATTAATGTAGTAGCTAGACAGTATCTATCCACCatttccctttcttttttttttctttcttataacAGCACaccttttgtttgttttttggCCTTTTTTTGGGTTGGGGTGGggccattttattttttggaatgGGAATAATGGGATGGCAGCATGATTATATAGTTAGAGAAATGAATCATGTACGTTAAAACTTTCATAATTGCATGATGCAGGTGAATAAAGTTGACATAAACTAAAGTGTAATTATATTAATAGCTCTATGGCATCAACAAATTCTTCCAAACACTTATAGATGTCTTTGGtatttaagaaaagtttgttttaatttttttaatttttttttttttgtgtttgataaaTACGTAGAAAATAGTCTCAGAGATATTTGGATATAATCTAGACGAACGCTATTGAAATTAGCATGGGGCTAGGGGTGTCGGACGGTGGAAATGTGGGCTATGTGGTTTGGGGGTGTGTCGGTGGAGGGTGAGATTAGACAATTAGTGTGTAATACTATTTGTAGAGCTTGTATTCCATATTGCTATaagagaagtcatttttcttgttttaattgaaataagttttttaaaaattttgatcaaccaaacatgaaaaaattgaaaattctgCTACCAAACACATAAAACATTTTCTAAGGAGTTgttacaaatgaaaaaaattgaagatattaaGATTTTTGAGTTGCTCGGATgataagcacccctcacttccaatccgaaggttgcgagttcgagtcaccaagggagcaaaagaggtgaagctcctagggagggtaaataaataaataaataaaaaagagagttaGCTAATGTTTTATATTAATGGGAAGAATCCTACTTAATTAAATTCTTAGgtaacaaaaggaaaaagaaatcgATTGGATTAGATGAAAGTATCTTAGTTACCAACCAAAGATAGAGGTGGATTTTAATAAAGCTAATAATGAGGAACAAAAGTTTAGGACTTAGGTGATAATAAATTAGGATGAGACACTTTATCAAAGAAGTAAATGTATATTATGAGAATAAATTAGCCAAACCTTTCATATTGATTTTGACATGTTTTATATCAGCTAAGGATCTATCAAAAACAGTCTATTCTATTTTCACAAAATAGGAATAAAACAACATACACATCATCCTTCTCCAACTCCAATTTGTCAAATCTTGATAACAGTCTCACCTTTGTACAGACAACTGTATCAAGCTGTTACTTTTCTAGTGTGTGTGTGCCTTTCTTCACTTCTCATTATCATTACTTCTTGTGTTACTTCTACTTTAATCATATGGATAACCTGTTAAAATTGAACTTTACAGTAAggttatactattttttttgagTTGGAACCGCAGCTTTTGTTTCTATTCACTGTCGGCCACACCATCCAGTGCACATAATACATAGAACCCCTTTTTATGTACTGTCCACTAGAACAAAATCCTAGATTAggaaaactaattaattagttattggTTAaacacatcataatccttgattagtataaaaggaaaaaaaagggtAAGAAATGGACAGGACATAGTGACACAGGGATAAGCAAACATACATGTACTGCATGAGTTAAGCAGCACGATATCGCAACTATTGCTCTTTAATTTCCTTGTGAAGAACAAAATTTGGTTTTACTAATCGTTTCTGCAGTAAAATTTTACTGTAACAAACTTTCACAAAGGCTAAAATACATGTTCCAAGTAGAACAGCAGAAAGTGATGTAATTAGCGGAAAACTCGGTAACGGTCTGTTTAAACTCCGTAAAGCTGTCGTCTCTGAGCTAATTGATGCAAATTTTCTACCAGATAGTCCACTCCTACAAAGTGGACAAATGAACATAAAAATACAGACAAGGGTAAATTTTCGGTATGCAAAATATTCCATAAAACTCTAGTGGAATAGATTTTGATATTCCTTCTTAAGTTTCGATAGCTTCAACTGAACTTGATTCTCATCTAGTTGCTTTtatgttttcttctttcttttcatgtatGTCGATTCATAAATATGAGATCAGCAGAGTAATAAggaaaaactaattaaattttcaaaaataagttGGCATTTCATAATCTTAAAATGAGATGATTGCAGCACATAATGCACCTCAGAAAGTCTTTGATCGGTTTCCACAAACGTGCAACACCTCCCCTTTGACCTGCAGAAGCAACATCCCCATCCAGATTATTTCTTGGTATCCCTTTAGATAAAATTAAAAGGTAAAGAATAAAGAAACTAATAAACATTGTGTAATGTGACATACTAGAACTAAATTACTTTGGCAACTTAAATGCATCTAACGACATAAAAGGCAAGGGTTGATGGCATGCTTTGGCACATTGTATACTTGAGTGTTAAAGAAATGAGGCTAGTTTGCTTCTTGATGCACATTTGACATTATTTCTAGAGGATTCAATCTAGCATGGTTCCCTATTTTCAGGTTCAAATGGTAGACCACACTGATTCAAGCTTGCCAGTCATAATTCCTTCTGATAATTCATCACTGTTTTATCTACAAGATTGCTcattgaagaaaataataatctacAAGATTAAGGGGAGGGTTTTAGAGAAAGGTCTACCTTTCAAGGGAGTGGATGAGGTGTAAGTAAATTACATGTGAGAGAGAGCTAAAGGCTTCGCTAGAACCAGAAGTTGTTGGTACTAAAATTCGTTTAGCATGTTCACTTCTTTGCATACTTCCGTACACCAGTATTCATAATTGTTTCTCACATAACATTCATTTGGGTCATGCCTTTGACACACTCTGAGTGAAATTTTTTCTTCTGTTTTGTGATATGGTTATTTGACTGAAAGTATTCCTCTTATCAAGCAAAGGTTTCGGAGTCTttacaagaaagaaagaaagaataagaagATATACCGCCAGATGAAACTGAATGATGATTGGATGTTGCTCTAAGTGAAGCCAACTTCTCAACTAAGGTGCGCTCTGTATCACTGACATAGAAGAAGGAGCACACATTATTGAACAGACACACATCAGGGAAGTATTTTAGATGAAAGCAACAAAATAGTGAAGATGCTCAATGAGAAACTATGTTACTCCTGCTCAAGAAAATTATCAAACTCAGACTCtgtcacaacaacaacaacaataacaataacaacatacccacTGTGATTCCACAAGTTGGTCTAGGGAGGGTGgggtgtacgcagaccttacccctactaCCTTGTGTAACTCAGACTCTATGTTACTTCATAAAATAAGGTTGATAATTCAAGACTTTGAAACAGAAATGTTGACAAATTAAAACATCTTTCATACCTTTTTGTTCAGATAAGATAAATCCTGATTGATTAGATTAGACAAATTTAGTCAATGTAATCCTTTAAGGAAGAAGCTAAGGTATATATTTTGTCTCATAAGCTAAACCACTTTTCACATTTACCACAGGGAACATTGCAGTTTCATGCCAACCTCGAAATTGTTGTTCCTATGTTGATTAATCACTTAAAAGAATTGATGGCTCATATAAGACATTGTGTTGATGAGATTTTCGCAAATAACTTTAGGAGAAGACAATGAGACCACGAAAGAAAACTCATCGCACTTGTACATAAAAACAGAAGTGGCAACTTATCCAATCCAAACTGATCAAATTGAAATCCGGATGTATCTGAAAGCTTCTACCAACAAATTCAAACCTGAGATTCTTCGGGATCTGAACATTTATCAGGAAAATATGATCTCCTCTCACTGAAGATCTATTCATGTCTGGCACTCccatttttgacattttaatctTCTCTCCAGGCTGACATCCAGGAGGAATCTGAAGATTTTTTGTACCATCTACAGTAGTCACCTGTAGGAGTCCAAACAGGAGTCTATATGAGGAAAACAAAGACCACCGGAAGTCATAATTGAGGTGATGTGATTCTTTTAAGAACTAATGTCGGTATTATACCTGCATGGAACTATCAACAAGCACTTCAAAGctaaattaaaatgcaagaaacATACAATGACATTAAGGGGAGTTGTTTGGGGGCAGAGAAGGGGAGGGCAGGGAAACAAATATAGGGAACGACCGAAAGGAGAATTAAAATGTTGCTAgcaatcaattcaaatttaattgtcTTTAAATTGTGCCTTTTTGAAAGAAGATAAAACCAATTCTCTTTTTGCAATGCTTTTATTACCTTCTTAACTGTCCCCAGAATGGCCTCAGTAAAATCAACATCTAACTTTGAGTACAGGTTGAGACCATCCCTCCAAATACCACGTTTTTCTTCAACATGGATGACCAAATAGAGGTCACCAGACATACTACTGCAAAGAAGACCAAGCCAAGATGTGAAGATAATTGTGAAAAGGAGAAAAACATATCCGC
Protein-coding regions in this window:
- the LOC125858424 gene encoding probable inactive receptor kinase At1g48480 — its product is MYKFSGIMLGFYRVSMMQKLSMLLFFVLFYSITSSADLNSDRDALLALRAAVGGRTMLWNVSNATPCNWAGVLCENNRVTVLRLPAASLSGEIPVNTISNLTRVKTLSLRFNRLSGSLPSDISQLVELRNLYLQDNEFVGSIPSSFFTLHLMVRLDLSNNNFSGEIPSGFNNLTRLRTLLLENNQFSGSIPELKLSKLEQFDVSGNSLNGSIPKSLEGMPAGAFGGNSLCGKPLEVCPGEATQPAIATGGIEIGNAHKKKKLSGGAIAGIVVGSVLGFLLLLLILFVLCRKRSGNNARSVDVATYKHPETELSAEKSNVDAENGGGGNNGYSVAAAAAAAMTATGKGGEIGGNGIKKLIFFGSDRSFDLEDLLRASAEVLGKGTFGTAYKAVLEMGTVVAVKRLKDVTISDMEFREKIDKVGQMNHENLVPLRAYYYSREEKLLVYDYMPMGSLSALLHGNKGAGKTPLDWQVRSGIALGTARGIEYLHSQGSNVHGNIKSSNVLLTKSYDARVSDFGLAQLVGPPTSPTRVAGYRAPEVTDPRRVSQKADVYSFGVLLLELLTGKAPTHALLNEEGVDLPRWVQSIVQDQWTSQVFDIELLRYQSVEEEMVQLLQLAIDCSTQYPDHRPSMSAVVERIQELCLSSLRVTQEQSDSVNESD